The Sulfurospirillum diekertiae genomic sequence AGATAAAGAAGAAAGAGAGTGCATTGTGGTGTGTTAGTTCATTGATGGTTACTATCGCACCGCCTACTTTTTCCCCGTTAGAGAGTATATGATAAATAACCGCACCCGATTCATTGAAAGAGGCTTCAATATCTTCATCCGAAGGAATCGGACCCTCCAAGGTGGAACCAAAAGTTTCAATGACTGCCACGGCAAAGGATGCTTGCAAGTCTTTTTTAAATTGTGGCAGGTCTTCTTTTTTTGCAATATCCAATGTAACGCTATTTTCAATAGTCATCTTCATGCCCTTCATAAAACTGTTTTACATGTAAAGTTGTTTTAGTGGTATTATAACGCAAGAAGTGTGAGGGTAGCCCTTGGTTTCAAGAGGAAAAGTGAAGCTGATTAAGTTTTAATACCAAGCTTCTTGCATACATGCAATAACTCATTTGAATTTGTATCAACAAAAATCATTTTTTAGGATACATGGAAATTAACTTTTCAAGCAATAAAGTCATATAACCATTATTTCGTGACTCATCTTCTGTATAGCAAACCCAAAGAAGAATTTTTTTATCTTTTATTTCATACATAAGATATGAATGGTTGGGAATGTAAAGTACAACATACGGGCTTTTCCAAAGGCTATCAGAATCATCGTCCGTAAAGACTTCAGAAAACTCATAAGGAAAATTATTTTGATTATTGAGAGGAACAAGTTTAAGTAAATCAATAGCTCCACAGTTTAAAGTAATTTCTGCAAAATTATTTTTAGTATGAACTTCTAAAAATTGGGGTAATCTTTTTTTGAATATTCTTTTGCTCATATTTTATCTTTACATGTAAAATTGTTTTAGCAGTATTGTAACGCAGAAATAAGGAGTTTAGCCCTTGAAACCAAGGGCTAAAACTCTTTACATGTAAATCTGTCCGCCACTCTCTTTAAAATGCTCTGCTTGCTCTTCCAACCCTTTTTCTAATGCTACATTGACATCTTTAGCACCTATCTTTGCGGCGTAATCACGGACGTCTTGTGAGATTTTCATTGAACAAAATTTTGGTCCACACATAGAACAGAAATGCGCGACTTTGGCACTTTCTACTGGCAAGGTTTTGTCGTGGTATTCTCTGGCTCGGTCTGGGTCGAAGCCGATGTTGAACTGGTCGTACCAGCGAAACTCAAAGCGTGCTTTGCTCATGGCGTTGTCACGGATTTGCGCTCCCGGAAACCCTTTGGCGAGGTCGGCGGCGTGAGCGGCGATTTTGTAGGCGATGATGCCTTCTTTCACGTCTTCACGGTTTGGCAAACCTAAGTGTTCTTTTGGGGTGACATAGCAGAGCATCGCTGTGCCGTACCAGCCGATCTGCGCTGCGCCGATGGCTGAGGTGATGTGGTCGTACCCCGGAGCAACGTCGGTGACTAAGGGTCCAAGAGTGTAGAAGGGCGCTTCAAAACAGTCTTCTAATTCTTTGGTCATATTCTCTTTGATCTTTTGCATCGGAACATGTCCCGGTCCTTCGATCATCACTTGTACGTCGTGTTTCCATGCGATTTTGGTAAGTTCACCTAAGGTTTCAAGCTCGGCAAATTGCGCTTCATCGTTGGCATCATAGAGGGAGCCGGGGCGTAAGCCATCTCCGAGTGAAAAGGCGACATCGTAAGCTTTCATGATGTCACAAATTTCTTCAAAGTGCGTATATAAAAAACTCTCTTTGTGATGGTGCAGACACCATTTTGCCATGATAGAACCACCACGAGAGACGATACCTGTGAGTCGTTTTGCGGTCATCGGTACATACGCTAAGCGAACACCTGCATGAATCGTGAAGTAGTCTACGCCTTGCTCGGCTTGTTCGATGAGCGTGTCACGGTAGATTTCCCATGTAAGGTCTTCTGCAACACCGTTTACTTTCTCTAACGCTTGGTAAATCGGCACGGTACCAATTGGCACAGCGGAGTTACGTAGTATCCACTCTCTGGTTTCATGGATGTTTTTACCTGTGGACAAGTCCATCACAGTGTCGCCACCCCAACGGGTTGACCAAAGCATCTTGCCAACTTCTTCTTCGATGGAAGAGGTAGTAGCAGAGTTTCCGATGTTGGCGTTGATCTTGACCATGAAATTACGTCCGATGATCATCGGCTCGGCTTCAGGGTGATTGACATTGAGTGGAAGGACTGCTCGACCTGCAGCGATCTCTTGGCGGACAAATTCAGGCGTGTAGATGTCTGGTAAGTTTGCGCCAAAATGTTCACCTTTGTGTTGAGAGCCTAAGAGTTTATTTTTGCGTGCCTCTTCAAGGTTACAGTTTTCACGAATGGCGACATACTCCATCTCAGGGGTGATGATACCTTGACGGGCGTAGTGCATTTGGGTGATGTT encodes the following:
- a CDS encoding GNAT family N-acetyltransferase, encoding MTIENSVTLDIAKKEDLPQFKKDLQASFAVAVIETFGSTLEGPIPSDEDIEASFNESGAVIYHILSNGEKVGGAIVTINELTHHNALSFFFICVNAHGKGMGTQAWKAIEEKHPKTKIWETHTPYFEKRNIHFYVNKCGFHIVEYFNKHHIDTHAPTEHNLPEDEDFFRFEKTMK
- the thiC gene encoding phosphomethylpyrimidine synthase ThiC, whose product is MSKVLDNLEKIDSSYIQNFPSSKKIYIQGSRSDIQVPMREITLSATSLRDGTFEENPPLHVYDTSGVYTDPNVKIDLHKGLAPLRAKWIEERNDTEQLSDFSSVYFHKRHDDAELNALRFPNLKKPRRAMKGKNITQMHYARQGIITPEMEYVAIRENCNLEEARKNKLLGSQHKGEHFGANLPDIYTPEFVRQEIAAGRAVLPLNVNHPEAEPMIIGRNFMVKINANIGNSATTSSIEEEVGKMLWSTRWGGDTVMDLSTGKNIHETREWILRNSAVPIGTVPIYQALEKVNGVAEDLTWEIYRDTLIEQAEQGVDYFTIHAGVRLAYVPMTAKRLTGIVSRGGSIMAKWCLHHHKESFLYTHFEEICDIMKAYDVAFSLGDGLRPGSLYDANDEAQFAELETLGELTKIAWKHDVQVMIEGPGHVPMQKIKENMTKELEDCFEAPFYTLGPLVTDVAPGYDHITSAIGAAQIGWYGTAMLCYVTPKEHLGLPNREDVKEGIIAYKIAAHAADLAKGFPGAQIRDNAMSKARFEFRWYDQFNIGFDPDRAREYHDKTLPVESAKVAHFCSMCGPKFCSMKISQDVRDYAAKIGAKDVNVALEKGLEEQAEHFKESGGQIYM